The Elgaria multicarinata webbii isolate HBS135686 ecotype San Diego chromosome 1, rElgMul1.1.pri, whole genome shotgun sequence genome has a window encoding:
- the POMK gene encoding protein O-mannose kinase, which produces MEKKSYDIKTDLIQKLIPPVLFLLLIVLLVNLFLYQYFSHVYFSYGQANIEHNFCPHGYFKLGILKNCSPWLSCETMKREVRKLKRVGEGAVKRVFLSEWKENKVALSQLTMPELQEDFIHGLQMLKFLQSKYVVKLLGYCEEEFMVLTEYHPFGSLKNLNEILNLPKYKNSNTWYNRFLLAIDYVSIIHYLHNSPLGTFVMCDSSDLDKVLSQYLLTSSFHVVVNDLDALPLVNKSAGQLIKCGHRELQGEFVAPEQLWPYGRGTPFEDSLMPPYDEMTDIWKIPDVSNFLLGEVDGSDLVRFHLFDIHLACKKSPAERPSAQMILDTYRKVLASLVRETVTPRTRDML; this is translated from the exons ATGGAGAAGAAATCCTATGACATCAAAACAGATCTTATACAAAAGTTGATTCCCCCAGTCTTGTTTCTGCTTCTGATTGTACTGCTTGTGAACCTGTTCCTTTATCAATACTTTAGTCATGTATATTTTTCCTATGGGCAGGCCAACATTGAACACAATTTCTGTCCACATGGATATTTCAAATTAGGAATCCTGAAGAACTGTTCACCATGGTTGTCCTGTGAGACCATGAAAAGAGAAGTCCGCAAACTGAAACGCGTTGGTGAAGGGGCTGTGAAAAGG GTCTTCCTTTCTGAATGGAAGGAAAATAAAGTTGCTCTTTCCCAGCTAACTATGCCGGAGTTACAAGAGGACTTTATTCATGGGCTTCAGATGCTGAAATTTCTACAAAGCAAGTATGTGGTCAAACTGCTTGGATATTGTGAGGAGGAGTTCATGGTCCTTACAGAGTACCATCCATTCGGGTCCCTGAAGAATCTGAATGAGATCCTGAATCTTCCAAAATACAAGAACTCTAACACATGGTATAACAGGTTCCTGCTTGCTATAGATTATGTGAGCATCATCCATTACCTGCACAACAGTCCCCTGGGCACTTTTGTAATGTGTGACTCTAGTGACTTGGATAAAGTACTTTCACAGTACTTACTGACAAGCAGTTTCCATGTTGTTGTGAATGATTTGGACGCTTTGCCTCTTGTGAACAAGAGTGCTGGTCAGTTGATCAAGTGTGGCCATCGAGAGCTGCAGGGTGAATTTGTTGCTCCTGAACAACTTTGGCCTTACGGAAGAGGAACGCCTTTTGAAGATAGCCTCATGCCTCCATATGATGAAATGACAGACATATGGAAAATCCCTGATGTTTCCAACTTTCTCCTGGGAGAAGTTGATGGGAGTGATCTTGTCAGATTTCACCTCTTTGACATCCATCTGGCATGTAAGAAAAGCCCAGCTGAAAGACCTTCTGCTCAAATGATTTTGGACACATATAGGAAAGTACTAGCATCACTTGTTAGAGAAACAGTCACGCCAAGAACGAGGGACATGTTATAA